One genomic window of Vibrio mangrovi includes the following:
- a CDS encoding methyl-accepting chemotaxis protein yields MKIRTKLIATFVVAVTIPVAILAMFSIREVTNEAIEQFQKATSKEIIQVDRAFNIFFDNAKKNIDYLSSIPEVTEHLIGAPSFVDQQKIDSFKGWSSLEGQSKRLFEIFERFGKSQKNLAYVYTGRETGSYVEWPGSNFSSPFDPRVRPWYKAAMAADGKPVMTNAYYWKGDDATYIAIAKVVKNATNEVLGAVSLDVSVNELTDIVKNITIGENGYIVLLEDNDNILVDPYKPENSFKSISDVNTPFFKLMSEHPMGLFEVSRGGTDYLGQIITSKLGWRFVALVPKSEVYAAAVKQTYVTFAIVIPLVVIFILIAFYVSKVITSQISSVTGVLQQISQGHGDLTIKLDASAKDEVGDLSRAFNGFVDKLGNLIREVVSLSSELKDMAEVATEKAHKWQTDSGKQLEKVTLVTEAISEMSKATAEIASSSEQAAGVAESGSTACNDGKMVVESTRESIETLAGEVHTTNDIISKLNDNSQQITTIITTIQGIAEQTNLLALNAAIEAARAGEHGRGFAVVADEVRNLSQKTTASTEEIQQMIQELQQTTQQAANVMKNSKSMTDSAVEQANTASESLVQLARSIDQIKGASIQIATATEEQSCVCDDITLNTQQINDIANQLTEEAQGQLQSAEEFRIVSDKMFDLVGKFKV; encoded by the coding sequence ATGAAAATTAGGACGAAGCTGATTGCAACGTTTGTGGTCGCAGTAACAATACCTGTTGCTATTTTAGCGATGTTCTCGATAAGAGAAGTAACAAATGAGGCAATAGAGCAATTTCAGAAAGCAACTTCAAAGGAAATTATTCAGGTCGATCGGGCATTTAATATTTTCTTTGATAATGCGAAAAAGAATATTGATTATCTTTCATCTATTCCGGAGGTTACCGAACATTTAATTGGAGCCCCCAGTTTTGTCGACCAGCAAAAAATCGATAGCTTTAAGGGATGGTCATCGCTTGAAGGGCAGTCTAAACGGTTATTTGAAATTTTTGAGCGCTTTGGGAAGTCACAGAAAAATTTAGCTTATGTATATACCGGGCGCGAGACCGGTAGCTATGTCGAATGGCCGGGAAGTAATTTTTCTTCTCCTTTCGATCCCCGGGTTCGGCCTTGGTATAAAGCTGCGATGGCTGCTGATGGAAAACCAGTGATGACAAATGCCTATTACTGGAAAGGTGATGATGCGACATATATTGCTATCGCGAAAGTTGTGAAGAATGCGACGAACGAAGTTCTGGGTGCTGTAAGCCTGGATGTGTCAGTCAATGAACTGACTGACATCGTTAAGAACATCACTATTGGGGAGAATGGCTATATTGTTTTGCTGGAAGACAACGATAATATTTTGGTTGACCCCTATAAGCCAGAAAACAGCTTTAAATCGATTAGTGATGTCAACACGCCATTCTTTAAATTAATGAGCGAACATCCTATGGGATTGTTTGAGGTTAGCCGTGGGGGAACTGACTATCTGGGGCAGATTATCACTTCCAAACTGGGTTGGCGCTTCGTTGCACTGGTTCCTAAATCAGAAGTCTATGCGGCAGCGGTGAAACAAACCTATGTGACTTTTGCGATTGTTATCCCCTTGGTGGTTATTTTCATCTTGATTGCGTTCTATGTTTCAAAAGTTATTACATCTCAGATTAGTAGCGTGACTGGCGTACTTCAGCAGATTTCTCAGGGGCATGGCGATCTGACGATCAAGTTGGATGCTTCTGCCAAAGATGAGGTTGGAGATCTCTCCCGCGCGTTTAATGGGTTTGTTGATAAGCTGGGTAATCTGATTCGTGAAGTAGTCAGTTTAAGTTCTGAACTTAAAGATATGGCTGAAGTGGCAACAGAAAAAGCGCATAAATGGCAGACAGATTCAGGTAAGCAGTTGGAAAAAGTCACACTGGTGACGGAAGCGATTTCTGAAATGTCAAAAGCGACTGCTGAGATTGCATCCAGTTCAGAGCAGGCCGCAGGTGTAGCAGAAAGTGGTTCAACGGCGTGTAATGATGGAAAAATGGTGGTTGAAAGTACGAGAGAGTCAATTGAGACGCTTGCCGGTGAAGTTCATACAACCAATGACATCATCAGTAAGCTGAATGACAATTCTCAACAGATTACGACCATTATTACGACCATACAGGGAATTGCTGAACAAACAAACCTGCTAGCCTTGAATGCGGCAATTGAAGCTGCAAGAGCCGGAGAGCATGGGCGTGGTTTTGCTGTGGTTGCAGATGAAGTTCGTAACTTGTCACAGAAAACGACAGCTTCAACCGAAGAGATTCAGCAGATGATTCAAGAGTTGCAACAGACTACTCAGCAAGCTGCTAATGTGATGAAGAATAGTAAATCGATGACGGATAGTGCCGTTGAACAGGCAAATACAGCCAGTGAAAGTTTGGTTCAGCTCGCCCGTTCAATTGATCAGATCAAAGGTGCTTCGATTCAGATCGCTACAGCAACTGAAGAACAGTCATGTGTTTGTGATGATATTACGCTCAATACTCAGCAGATTAATGACATTGCGAATCAGTTGACAGAAGAAGCCCAAGGGCAGCTACAAAGTGCTGAAGAATTCAGAATAGTATCTGACAAGATGTTCGACTTGGTCGGTAAATTTAAAGTGTAA
- the ilvY gene encoding HTH-type transcriptional activator IlvY, translating to MNIRILRLFVHLCESKNFSKTAGTMHMSPSALSRQIQKFEEEIGQNLFIRDNRRVEVTPAGSKLLPVALKIINEWQQFQAELHDNNQTLKGEIRLFCSVTASYSHLPELLADFRSQHPFIEFKLLTGDPAQAIDKVLNDEADLAISALPEQLPNRIVFESISEIPLSVIAPVGVSSFEQALRADPIDWSTIPFIIPESGTARERANDWFKKMGIKPNIYAQSAGHEAIVSMVALGYGIGIAPDVVINNSPAREKVQRLPESQLIQPFQLGVCCRQSQLEQPLVKALWQVVTARRSIVT from the coding sequence ATGAATATTAGAATATTAAGACTTTTTGTTCATCTGTGTGAAAGTAAAAACTTCAGCAAAACTGCCGGAACCATGCATATGAGTCCGTCGGCTCTCAGCCGTCAGATCCAAAAGTTTGAAGAAGAAATCGGGCAGAACCTTTTTATTCGGGATAACCGCCGTGTAGAAGTGACTCCAGCAGGTTCCAAACTGTTGCCTGTGGCCCTGAAAATTATCAATGAGTGGCAACAGTTTCAGGCCGAGCTCCATGACAACAACCAGACACTTAAAGGTGAGATACGGTTATTCTGTTCGGTAACCGCCAGTTATAGTCATCTTCCGGAGTTACTGGCTGATTTTCGCTCTCAACATCCATTCATCGAATTTAAACTGTTGACCGGAGATCCGGCTCAGGCGATAGATAAAGTGTTGAACGATGAAGCCGATCTGGCAATCTCCGCACTACCGGAACAGCTGCCCAATCGAATAGTATTCGAGTCTATCAGTGAGATTCCTCTTTCAGTGATTGCTCCGGTCGGTGTCAGCAGTTTTGAACAGGCACTACGTGCAGATCCAATCGATTGGTCAACTATTCCGTTCATTATTCCGGAATCAGGAACAGCCAGAGAACGGGCCAATGACTGGTTTAAAAAAATGGGAATTAAACCCAATATCTATGCCCAAAGTGCCGGACATGAAGCGATTGTCAGTATGGTTGCTCTGGGTTATGGAATTGGTATCGCGCCAGATGTTGTCATCAATAACAGTCCGGCACGAGAAAAGGTTCAGCGCTTACCTGAAAGCCAGCTCATACAGCCATTTCAGTTGGGTGTATGCTGTCGCCAGTCTCAGTTGGAGCAACCGTTGGTCAAAGCTCTATGGCAAGTAGTGACAGCCAGAAGAAGTATCGTCACTTAG